The Ignavibacteria bacterium genome includes a window with the following:
- a CDS encoding FtsX-like permease family protein — translation MEFKELLTIALTSIRANKLRSILTLLGIVVGVFSIIAVMTAMGVLQSTIEKDLSDLGANTFQVQKFPVNIGGGGRDRSKFRNRKNITYEQGIAVKERATLAEYVGVETLEYGRTVRTKRYETNPSVTLFGENTDGLITNNWIPKDGRGISEDDIEYARNNIVLGARIVQKIFPHENPVDATVQVDGRHYRVIGVLEEKGSSLGGNQDNQAIIPITTFMRYYGKERSFNIMVKAQSQQLFTETMEQVRSQLRNIRRVAPSEEDDFAIFSNDSLIDQFNDFTKYVKYGILFISSIALLAAGIGIMNIMLVSVTERTREIGIRKALGARKRDILRQFIIEAVILSEIGGMVGVFLGILGGNIVALLMETSVVIPFDWAIIGLLICSFVGIVFGVYPAWKASKLVPIEALRYE, via the coding sequence ATGGAATTCAAAGAACTTCTTACAATTGCGCTTACTTCCATTCGCGCCAATAAACTTCGTTCCATTCTTACACTTTTAGGAATTGTCGTCGGCGTCTTTTCTATTATTGCGGTGATGACGGCAATGGGTGTTCTGCAAAGTACAATTGAAAAAGATTTGAGCGATTTAGGTGCAAACACGTTTCAGGTGCAAAAATTTCCGGTCAATATCGGCGGCGGCGGAAGAGACCGTTCCAAATTTCGCAACAGAAAAAATATCACGTATGAACAAGGAATTGCCGTCAAAGAACGCGCAACTCTTGCTGAATATGTTGGCGTGGAAACATTAGAATACGGAAGAACCGTACGAACAAAACGATACGAAACCAATCCTTCCGTGACGCTCTTCGGCGAAAATACCGATGGACTAATTACGAATAACTGGATTCCAAAAGATGGACGCGGAATAAGCGAGGACGATATTGAATATGCTCGCAATAATATTGTACTTGGCGCACGTATCGTTCAAAAAATATTTCCTCACGAAAACCCGGTCGACGCAACGGTGCAAGTTGATGGAAGACATTATCGTGTTATCGGCGTTCTCGAAGAAAAAGGTTCATCGCTTGGAGGAAATCAGGATAATCAGGCAATTATTCCGATAACAACGTTTATGCGCTACTACGGAAAAGAACGCAGTTTCAATATTATGGTGAAAGCGCAATCGCAACAGTTGTTCACGGAAACGATGGAACAAGTGCGCTCGCAACTCCGCAACATTCGCCGCGTTGCTCCTTCGGAAGAAGATGACTTTGCTATTTTTTCCAACGATTCTCTTATTGACCAATTCAATGATTTTACGAAATACGTGAAGTATGGAATTCTTTTCATCAGTTCTATTGCGTTGCTGGCGGCGGGAATCGGCATTATGAATATTATGCTTGTATCCGTTACAGAACGCACAAGAGAAATTGGAATCCGAAAAGCATTAGGCGCGCGCAAACGGGATATTCTCCGTCAATTCATCATTGAAGCAGTTATTCTTTCCGAAATCGGCGGCATGGTTGGAGTTTTCCTCGGTATTCTCGGAGGCAATATTGTCGCACTCTTAATGGAAACTTCTGTCGTTATTCCGTTTGATTGGGCAATTATTGGATTACTGATTTGTTCTTTTGTTGGAATAGTTTTTGGTGTCTATCCCGCGTGGAAAGCGTCAAAACTTGTTCCGATTGAAGCGCTGAGATACGAGTAA
- a CDS encoding DUF1572 domain-containing protein, producing MTQDNETFSHQYIAYCRKKILKEYFPKFQRCVNELSEEEIWWRANETDNSVGNILLHLCGNIRQWIISGIGGTADIRERAKEFSERTHIPKNELLHNLETTMQEADCVLQRVDSSTLWEMRRIQIYDVTVLELIAQVVEHLSYHLGQIVYITKMKKGIDLKFYML from the coding sequence ATGACACAAGACAACGAAACCTTTTCACACCAGTACATCGCATATTGCAGAAAAAAAATTTTGAAAGAATATTTCCCGAAATTTCAACGTTGTGTCAATGAATTAAGCGAAGAAGAAATCTGGTGGCGCGCCAACGAAACGGACAATAGTGTTGGAAATATCCTTCTGCATTTGTGCGGAAATATACGTCAGTGGATAATTTCCGGCATCGGTGGAACGGCGGATATTCGCGAGCGCGCAAAAGAATTTTCCGAACGAACCCACATTCCCAAAAACGAATTGTTGCATAACTTGGAAACGACGATGCAGGAAGCGGATTGCGTACTGCAACGCGTTGATTCATCAACTCTTTGGGAAATGCGTCGTATTCAAATTTATGACGTAACGGTTCTGGAACTCATTGCCCAAGTTGTCGAACACCTCTCGTATCATCTCGGACAAATTGTGTATATCACGAAAATGAAAAAGGGAATTGATTTGAAGTTTTATATGTTGTAA
- a CDS encoding T9SS type A sorting domain-containing protein produces MNKHTTQFFVFLILTFVISPLSYSQWVTLNSGTSQGINSVFFPHTDSMHIGFAVGKQGTIIKTTNTGNTWTIQPTGINDELMAVYFLDANKGFAAGYNSRFLVTTNGGMNWTSNSIGQTYIFTGITFLNDSIGYMCGIGGSPMYKTTNGGATWFGQYSGITVGLYALSFVNVNVGFACGNGGKIFKTINGGTTWSQIHSETNDDIFLGAHFRNENVGYVVGDYGKVLKTTDGGTSWSTTSLFDALLHSVTFSTDSIGYAVGTPGFIFKTTNTGTSWEMQNSGSSAALFTITFTKVDSLVTYYVSGSQGTLLRSSEIIPTSVTMTENNFPSEISLFQNHPNPFNPLTVIRYSLIVNSIVSLKVFDVLGREVATLIQNEEMDEGEHEVEFDAMNLPSGVYFYRIEITGESEVFVDVKKLVLVK; encoded by the coding sequence ATGAATAAGCACACAACACAATTTTTTGTTTTTCTCATTCTTACATTTGTCATTTCCCCCTTGAGTTATTCACAATGGGTAACGTTAAACTCCGGAACTTCTCAAGGAATAAATTCGGTATTTTTTCCTCACACGGATTCAATGCACATCGGTTTCGCAGTTGGAAAGCAGGGAACGATAATAAAAACAACGAATACAGGAAACACGTGGACGATTCAACCGACAGGAATAAATGATGAGTTAATGGCAGTGTATTTTCTCGACGCAAATAAAGGTTTTGCGGCGGGATATAACAGCAGATTTTTGGTAACTACTAATGGTGGAATGAATTGGACTTCTAATTCCATTGGGCAAACATATATTTTCACGGGGATAACATTTCTCAATGACAGTATTGGCTATATGTGCGGGATTGGAGGTTCACCGATGTACAAAACCACGAATGGCGGAGCGACGTGGTTTGGACAATATTCAGGTATCACTGTGGGGTTATACGCGCTTTCCTTTGTAAATGTGAATGTTGGTTTTGCTTGCGGCAATGGAGGAAAAATTTTTAAGACAATCAACGGAGGAACAACGTGGTCGCAAATACATTCCGAAACGAATGATGATATTTTTCTCGGCGCGCATTTCCGGAATGAGAATGTCGGTTACGTTGTTGGCGATTACGGAAAAGTTTTGAAAACCACGGACGGAGGAACATCGTGGTCAACTACCTCGCTGTTTGACGCTTTGTTGCATTCGGTAACGTTTTCAACGGATAGTATCGGTTATGCAGTTGGAACACCGGGATTTATTTTCAAGACGACAAATACAGGAACATCGTGGGAGATGCAGAATTCCGGCTCTTCTGCGGCATTGTTCACCATCACCTTTACAAAAGTTGATTCACTTGTTACGTATTATGTCAGCGGTTCGCAAGGAACGCTTCTCCGTTCTTCAGAAATTATTCCTACATCGGTTACCATGACAGAAAATAATTTTCCGTCGGAAATTTCTCTTTTTCAAAACCACCCAAATCCCTTCAATCCGTTAACCGTGATTCGTTATTCGTTAATCGTGAATAGTATTGTGTCCTTAAAAGTTTTTGATGTTCTCGGAAGAGAAGTAGCAACGCTTATACAAAATGAAGAAATGGATGAAGGAGAACACGAAGTAGAATTTGACGCAATGAATTTGCCGAGCGGCGTGTATTTTTATCGTATCGAAATAACAGGCGAATCAGAAGTTTTTGTTGACGTGAAAAAATTAGTGCTGGTGAAATAA
- a CDS encoding T9SS type A sorting domain-containing protein codes for MQNWRMYLSDDKTDSALTDVNGNYTFIGLLAKNYSVQWNAEKFSSGMYFYRLSVGGKTETKKMILMK; via the coding sequence GTGCAAAACTGGCGTATGTATCTTTCGGATGATAAAACGGATTCTGCGTTAACTGATGTCAACGGAAACTATACTTTTATTGGATTACTTGCGAAAAATTATTCTGTGCAATGGAATGCAGAAAAATTTTCGAGCGGAATGTATTTCTATCGTTTATCCGTTGGAGGAAAAACAGAAACGAAGAAAATGATTTTGATGAAGTGA
- a CDS encoding sigma-54 factor interaction domain-containing protein has protein sequence MPKYIFDYWAKHTLRPIFHRITTIAASDTTVLLVGETGVGKEIIAEFIHRNSSRSAQAFIKVGLSTLPPELLESELFRHEKGAYTNAMSGKMDCLNLQTPE, from the coding sequence ATCCCCAAGTACATTTTCGATTATTGGGCAAAGCATACACTGCGTCCGATATTTCACCGCATAACGACAATTGCGGCATCGGATACAACGGTTTTGTTAGTGGGAGAAACAGGCGTTGGAAAAGAAATCATCGCGGAATTTATTCACCGAAACAGTTCTCGCAGCGCGCAAGCGTTTATTAAAGTAGGACTTTCGACGCTTCCTCCGGAATTGCTGGAGAGCGAATTATTTAGGCATGAAAAAGGAGCATACACAAATGCGATGTCGGGAAAAATGGATTGTTTGAACTTGCAAACACCGGAATAA
- a CDS encoding hydrogenase maturation protease — protein MGVGNEFRNDDGIGIYVARKIKELNLNNVKVIEHSGEGASLMECWKNKEMVFVVDAVSSNANAGTVHFFDASKEKIPTNFFNYSSHLFSIAEAIELSRTLNQLPQQLLVFGIEGRSFETGNMFSSEMVTAADSVIENILNSCER, from the coding sequence ATCGGCGTAGGAAATGAATTTCGCAACGATGATGGAATTGGAATTTACGTTGCTCGAAAAATAAAAGAACTAAATCTCAACAATGTAAAAGTAATTGAACACAGCGGCGAAGGAGCAAGTTTAATGGAGTGTTGGAAAAATAAAGAAATGGTTTTTGTTGTTGATGCAGTTTCGTCAAACGCAAATGCTGGAACTGTTCATTTCTTCGATGCAAGCAAAGAAAAAATTCCCACTAATTTTTTTAATTACTCGTCGCATCTCTTCAGCATCGCTGAAGCAATCGAACTCTCTCGCACGTTGAATCAACTTCCGCAACAACTGCTTGTGTTCGGAATTGAAGGTAGAAGTTTTGAAACAGGGAATATGTTCTCCTCTGAAATGGTAACTGCGGCTGATTCTGTCATTGAGAACATTCTGAACTCTTGTGAGCGTTGA